The genomic region TCGCTGTGCGAAATTCCCTTTATTAATAGGGGTTTACCGCCTTATTTGCGAAATTCGTTAGTTGTGACTGGGTGAGTTATATCCCTAATAGGAATTCTTGTCTATAATTTCTAGTAAAAGGTGTAATAATGTAAGCATAAAGCTTCTTTGTTTGATTCTAATATGTTGATTTTACTAGGACTTCTTGTTTTTCTATATTCTGTGATAAGTGCTTTAGGCTTCATAATGTTGCCAGCATTTGGTGAGATTTATGCTTCATCTCTATTAAGTCTCGTCATTATATTCGCTTTTATTTTTGGTGATAAGATTTTACTAGGGTTTATGCAGGCAAAGTTAAACACCAGGCAAGATGATCTTAATTATGAGCTTTCAAATGTGGCTCTAAAATTTTCAATTCCAAGAATTAGCCTATATGTTTCAAAAAGAGTTTCAGGATGGCATGTTTTAGATAATTCTTTTGCTAGTCCCTCGATTATAATTAATCCAAATACAGTAGAGTCTTTAAACAAAGAAGAGCTTAACTCTCTTTTCAGTCTTGCTTGTTTCAAAATTAAATCAGGAGAAATACGTCGTAAGAGTATTTACTTAACTCTTTTTTCAGTTGCTTTATTGCCTCTAGCTGTTTGTGACTTTTTAGATAGAATGAGATTATCTGTTATATCAATTCTTATTAAGTCCATCTTGATGCCAATTATCTTATTAAAAAGCTCAGTTATAGATAATAAACAAGTCGAGGCTTCACTTATGGAAGACTTCTACAAGCTTTATCCGTTGAAGCATGCGGTGAGTGGTGCAACTTTTAAGTTAAAACAGAATAGGGCCTATGCAGGAAATCTATTATTAGATCTATGTATTGAAACAATTTCCCTTACTGAACAAGAGAGTAAAGAAAAGTTATCATACTATATAAGAACAACTTGATAACTTTTGGATAAGCATTGATTAAAGAAAAATCAAAGAAGTTTCTCAACTTTGATAACTCAAAAATATACCCTTTTATATTTACAGTAATATTTATTATTGTGCTTTTCCAATATTCATTTTCATCATTAGAGTCGATATTTTATGACTTGAGAATAAAGTTCGACTGGGGAATATCACATCAAGATGAAATTGTTCTAATTACAATGGATGAAGAAAGTGACCAGTTTTTAGGAGAAAGTTATCCCTATACTTATGCTTCTCATGAAGGTCTTGTAAAAAAACTAATAAAGGATAGTCCAAGATCAATTGGTTATTTGGTTGGAATGCTAGAGCCGGATTCTGATAGAGAAGACTTAGCATTGTATAAATTTAAAAAAGAGATAAAGTCCTTTCAATCAGGTGGGGGGGTCTTTAGATTCGGTACCAATATGGATGATTGGGATGAGCATCTACCACCTACTGACTTAAAAGACCTTGGGTATTCCCTTGCGCTTTTAAATGTAGATAATGCAACATTTGCGAAAGACGATATAAGCCGTAGGGCCTTGATTAATATTTCTGGGGAAGAGTCATTTCATTTATGGATGGCTAATAAATATAGGGCCACACGAGGTCTTGAGGCCCTAGATGCAACTTCTATTCAAGGTTCTTACTACCTTCAAGAAGCAGATGCTACATTCGCGCTATTTAGATACTACACAAGTCCTGTGTCCAAAAAAGCTAAAATAAAGAGAATACCTTTTCATAGGGTGCTTGTTGGAAACTTTCCAAAGGGTTTCTTTGAAGACAAGATTGTTTTAGTTGGACCAAGTTATATTTCTAATACTAATGACACTGTCTTAACACCGTTTAATAGAGAAGAATATACTTCCTCAAAACTTGCTATTCATGCTGTTATCATTGAAGCATTTATGCAAAACAAAACAGTTCTGCAAATTCCAAAAGATGTCTCTTATGTGATTGCGATTCTTGTCGCTTTATTCTTGTCTATTATTATAACTAAGATGAGACCAACCACCGGCTTGGCCATGACATTATCCATTATGTTTGGAATTATATTTCTAGCATATTTTCTGTTCTCTCTTCTTGGTCTTTGGTTATACATAACTCATATTGTACTAACAGTCTTTGTTGTTTACTATATCTGGGTTCCATTTAGGGCCATTGGAGAATATCAAAGACGCTATGCTATTCAAGAAGAAACAAAATTATTAAAGAAAGTAGAAAACTTAAAACAGAACTTCATCTCATTAATGAGTCACGACTTAAAAACACCTGTTGCAAAAATTGCAGGAATGGCCGATGTTATGAAGCAAAAGAATTCAAGTAATATTGAATTAACAAAAGGACTTGACTCTATAATCGTTGCGACAAAAGAATTAAATAAATTTATATCTTCTATCTTAGATTTAACAAAAGTCGAGTCTAGAAATATTTCACTCAATATGGTTTCCAAAGATATAAACACAATATTAGAAAGTACTGTAGAAGGATTACGTTATGAGGCATCTACAAAGAATGTTAATGTTGTTCAGGATCTTGCACCTTTGTATCCAATTGAGTTTGACATAAATTTAATGAAGCGAGTTTTTTCAAACCTCGTTGAAAATGCTATTAAATACTCTGGAGAGGGATCTGAGGTATTAATTAAAACTACTGATGATGAACAATGGGTCTATATCTCAATTAGTGATAATGGCGTTGGAATTCCTGCTGAGGAAGTAGAATATATATTTGAGAAATTTTATCGGGTAAAGAATGACGCAAGTCACTCAATTAAAGGAACCGGTCTTGGTTTATATCTGGTAAAATACTTTGTAGAGTTACATGGTGGAACTATTTCTGCTGAATCAGAACTTGGAAATGGAACTACATTTAATATAAAATTAAAGAATCAATAATTGAAAAAGGATTTTGAATGCATAGAGTACTAGTTGTAGATGACGATAAGGTTTTACAAGACTCAGTCAAACAAGCACTAGAGTTTCACCACTTTAGAGTAGACACGGCAGATAATGGAAAAGAAGCTCTGAGCGCTGTTTATAAAGAAAAGTACGATCTAGTTGTAATGGATGTAAATATGCCTGAGATGAGTGGAATTGAAGCCCTCGTCGAAATAAAGAAATATGACCCTTCTATTATTGTATTAATTCTCACAGCATATTCTAATGTTGGAGATGCTGTTAAAGCCGTAAAAGAAGGTGCATATAATTATCTAGAAAAGCCAATATCATCTGAGAATCTAGTTGCTCTTATTAAGAGAGCATTAAAAGCAAGGAGCTTAGTTGAGACATCAGTTTTTTCTGCTCCAACCTTATCTTTAGGGCAAGGTGATGATCAGTTTGTTGGTGAGTCCGATGTCATGCAAAAGGTTTTTGGAGTTATAAGTAAACTAGCTCAGGTAAATACTCCAGTTCTTATTCGTGGTGAGTCTGGTACAGGTAAGGAACTTGTTGCAAGGGCCATTCACTATAATGGACCTAGAAAAGATGATAAATTTGTAACCATAAATTTAGCTGCAATTCCGGATAACTTAATTGAGTCTGAACTTTTCGGTCACGAAAAAGGGGCTTTCACTGGAGCAAGTGAGAGAAAGATAGGTAAGTTTCAATACGCTGACGGTGGGACTATATTTTTAGATGAAATTGGAGATGTATCTCCTACAATGCAAGTTAAGCTTCTTAGAGTTTTACAAGAAAAGTCTTTTACACCGATTGGATCTAATAGAGATATTAAAGTTGATGTAAGAGTTATTGCGGCTTCTCATAAGCCATTTGAAGAAATGATTAAAGAAGGGGACTTTAGAGAAGATTTATTTTACAGACTAAATGTCCTACCTGTTTATCTTCCACCTTTAAGAGAGAGAAAGTCTGATATACCATTTTTAATAGATTATTATGTGACTTACTTTAATGGTATTCATAATTTAGATATGAAAGGTTGCGTACCTGACGCTTTAAAAGCTTTAACGAATTATAGTTGGCCAGGAAATATTAGAGAGCTTAGAAATGTTATTGAGCACGCTTTTATCATTGAGTCTTCTGAACAAATAAATATTTCATCTCTTCCTGATTCTGTTAAGAAGTCTGCAAATATAGCTGCGGAAGCAGAAGAGTCGGAAGATTCAAGTGTTCAAATCGACTTTGCTGGTATTCAAAACTCTGTAGTTGATAGAGCTATTGGAGATAATGAAATTAGTAAGTACTCTTTTGCATTTGCAACTGTAACTGAAGAAAATGAAATAAAAATGGATTTCCAAGTTGCGAAGGATCTTTTTGAAAAAGAATTCATTATTCACGCTTTAAAGCTTAATAAGGGTAAAATTAACCAGACAGCGCTCAAAGCAAATATTCCTAAGAAAACGCTACTTAGAAAAATAGAAAAGTATGAAATTAATCCAAAATCGTATTATTAGGAAATAAGAATGGATAGAATTTGGAAAATGTCTCTAATGATTGTTGGAGTGATTTTACTTGATCAATTCACAAAGGGTGCTATTCAACAAAACTTTAGGCTTGGAGAATCGCTTGCAGTTATTCCTGGATTTTTTAATTTAGTTTATGTTCAAAACTCTGGTGCTGCATTTGGAATGGGAGCTGGAGCAGGGGACTTTATTCGAATAACTTTCTTTTTGATCTTACCTACGATTGCATGCTTATGGCTTTTGTGGCTTATATGGACGACGAGGCACACTAGTGCTTGGCTGTGTACTACTTATAGTTTGATATTTGCAGGAGCGGTTGGAAATCTGATAGATAGATACTCGCTTAAATATGTTGTTGATATGTTCGATTTTTATATTGGAACTAAGCACTTTGCTGCTTTTAATATTGCAGATAGTGCAATTAGTATTGCAGCGGTGATGTTAATTATAGATTTTATATATTTTGAAAAAATGAGAAAGTCTAAAGAGTTACAGGTAGAAAAAAAGGAAGCTTAAAGCTTCCTTTGTTTTTGAAAATTATTCTGCAACTTCCTCTTGTACAACATCTTCAACTCCGTGGAGTTTATTAAGTTCTACTAAGTTGTCTTCAGTAACATAGAGGGCCGACTTCAAAGTCTCGCTACCCCAAGCTATGAAAGCATCGTCAGAGTTATACATTGTAATAGTTTCCCAAGGACAATCTTGAGAACAGTTCTGACAACCAATACACCTTGCTAAGTCTATTTCTACAGTTTGTCTAAATTCAGGGTTTTCGCTCACTGGTCCAGGAACTAGCTCGATCGAGTCAACAGGACAACCTGCAATACAAACCTCACAGCCAGTACAGCCACTTTGGTGCACTACAGCAAGTAGTTTAGGTGGTTTTTTACCCTTTCTAAGCGGCTTTTGTCTCGCTTCGTGAAATGGATTCTCTAATATTACGGTTCTTTCATCGTTCATTATAAACGCCTTTTCATCATATATTCAGTTTCAAGCCTTAATAATAGCCTAAAAACTAATCAGTATAAAGAGATTTTGCAACCTCTGGTTTATACGATATATTCCCTCTGGTGTAAATTGACTATGTGTTAAATATAATTTATGGAGATGACGTTTATGGAACGTTTAAGATTCGTGACAGCGGCCAGCTTATTTGATGGCCACGATGTATCAATTAATATTATGAGAAGATTGCTTCAAGCGAACGGGGTTGAGGTTATACATCTAGGACATAACCGTTCTGCAAAAGATGTTGTTGATGCTTGCTTACAAGAAGATGCAAATGCTGTGGCCCTTAGCTCGTACCAGGGCGGTCATAATGAATATTTTGCTTATATAAGACAATTGTTAGATGAAGCGGGTGCTAAGGATGTAAGAATCTTTGGTGGCGGCGGAGGAGTTATTACTCCAAGTGAAATAAAAGCATTACAC from Halobacteriovorax sp. HLS harbors:
- a CDS encoding ATP-binding protein gives rise to the protein MIKEKSKKFLNFDNSKIYPFIFTVIFIIVLFQYSFSSLESIFYDLRIKFDWGISHQDEIVLITMDEESDQFLGESYPYTYASHEGLVKKLIKDSPRSIGYLVGMLEPDSDREDLALYKFKKEIKSFQSGGGVFRFGTNMDDWDEHLPPTDLKDLGYSLALLNVDNATFAKDDISRRALINISGEESFHLWMANKYRATRGLEALDATSIQGSYYLQEADATFALFRYYTSPVSKKAKIKRIPFHRVLVGNFPKGFFEDKIVLVGPSYISNTNDTVLTPFNREEYTSSKLAIHAVIIEAFMQNKTVLQIPKDVSYVIAILVALFLSIIITKMRPTTGLAMTLSIMFGIIFLAYFLFSLLGLWLYITHIVLTVFVVYYIWVPFRAIGEYQRRYAIQEETKLLKKVENLKQNFISLMSHDLKTPVAKIAGMADVMKQKNSSNIELTKGLDSIIVATKELNKFISSILDLTKVESRNISLNMVSKDINTILESTVEGLRYEASTKNVNVVQDLAPLYPIEFDINLMKRVFSNLVENAIKYSGEGSEVLIKTTDDEQWVYISISDNGVGIPAEEVEYIFEKFYRVKNDASHSIKGTGLGLYLVKYFVELHGGTISAESELGNGTTFNIKLKNQ
- a CDS encoding sigma-54 dependent transcriptional regulator; translation: MHRVLVVDDDKVLQDSVKQALEFHHFRVDTADNGKEALSAVYKEKYDLVVMDVNMPEMSGIEALVEIKKYDPSIIVLILTAYSNVGDAVKAVKEGAYNYLEKPISSENLVALIKRALKARSLVETSVFSAPTLSLGQGDDQFVGESDVMQKVFGVISKLAQVNTPVLIRGESGTGKELVARAIHYNGPRKDDKFVTINLAAIPDNLIESELFGHEKGAFTGASERKIGKFQYADGGTIFLDEIGDVSPTMQVKLLRVLQEKSFTPIGSNRDIKVDVRVIAASHKPFEEMIKEGDFREDLFYRLNVLPVYLPPLRERKSDIPFLIDYYVTYFNGIHNLDMKGCVPDALKALTNYSWPGNIRELRNVIEHAFIIESSEQINISSLPDSVKKSANIAAEAEESEDSSVQIDFAGIQNSVVDRAIGDNEISKYSFAFATVTEENEIKMDFQVAKDLFEKEFIIHALKLNKGKINQTALKANIPKKTLLRKIEKYEINPKSYY
- the lspA gene encoding signal peptidase II; the protein is MDRIWKMSLMIVGVILLDQFTKGAIQQNFRLGESLAVIPGFFNLVYVQNSGAAFGMGAGAGDFIRITFFLILPTIACLWLLWLIWTTRHTSAWLCTTYSLIFAGAVGNLIDRYSLKYVVDMFDFYIGTKHFAAFNIADSAISIAAVMLIIDFIYFEKMRKSKELQVEKKEA
- a CDS encoding 4Fe-4S dicluster domain-containing protein, coding for MNDERTVILENPFHEARQKPLRKGKKPPKLLAVVHQSGCTGCEVCIAGCPVDSIELVPGPVSENPEFRQTVEIDLARCIGCQNCSQDCPWETITMYNSDDAFIAWGSETLKSALYVTEDNLVELNKLHGVEDVVQEEVAE